In Pseudomonas lalkuanensis, the following are encoded in one genomic region:
- a CDS encoding aldolase catalytic domain-containing protein, whose protein sequence is MIPDRKMLTVLDCTLRDGGYYNNWDYPTGLVRRYLEVMKRAGIDYVELGLRTESADSFAGPYAFTVDEWIRHIGVPEGVRVGVMCNAKDLLKGGPGAVQRIFAKAEDSPVELVRIAAHFAEIDNCTEIVLALHALGYRVGFNFMQSNGRSADELSSKARLLSEWPVDVLYFADSMGNMSAKDVAFIVAALRDGWDRELGFHAHDNMGCALSNCMAAMELGVTWIDATVLGMGRGAGNARIENLLLALAENGGHDADLSSLLNLVVEEFQPLQKKYGWGPNLYYHLSAMYGVHPTYVQEMLSDDRYKPSTIITALRRLGESGATGFSQDRLLDATQEQRDSVLGTWSPKGWLQGRDVLMIGPGSGVKQHLEGLLHYISTKKPYVICINSNDWFPVDKVDAWVACNRQRLLLDRDFYANNQGTLVVPVGLIDEEELSVWKNWNILDYGMAVQKGHFEVGELTAVLPAALSAIYGLGICSVAGANRVLLAGFDGYELGDPRHSQMEMALKCYRDYQDSIPLVAITPTSLSLPEKSPYAPRI, encoded by the coding sequence GTGATTCCCGATCGTAAAATGTTAACCGTGCTGGATTGCACGCTCCGTGATGGCGGCTATTACAATAACTGGGATTATCCGACCGGCCTGGTTCGTCGCTACCTGGAGGTCATGAAACGAGCGGGAATCGACTACGTGGAGCTTGGTCTGAGGACCGAATCTGCGGATTCATTCGCCGGACCGTATGCATTCACGGTCGATGAATGGATCAGGCACATTGGCGTTCCTGAGGGAGTGCGCGTAGGTGTGATGTGCAACGCCAAGGACCTCTTGAAAGGTGGCCCGGGTGCAGTACAGCGAATTTTTGCGAAAGCTGAAGACTCTCCTGTCGAGCTGGTGCGAATTGCTGCCCATTTTGCAGAGATTGATAACTGCACTGAAATTGTTCTGGCTCTGCACGCTCTGGGGTATCGAGTCGGTTTCAACTTCATGCAATCCAATGGTCGCTCTGCAGACGAGCTGAGCAGCAAGGCCAGGCTGCTCTCTGAGTGGCCCGTCGATGTGCTTTATTTCGCCGACTCCATGGGGAACATGTCGGCGAAGGACGTTGCATTTATAGTTGCTGCCCTGCGCGATGGGTGGGACAGGGAACTGGGCTTCCACGCTCACGATAATATGGGATGTGCCCTGAGCAACTGCATGGCCGCCATGGAACTGGGGGTAACCTGGATCGATGCGACGGTACTGGGGATGGGGCGCGGCGCGGGTAATGCCCGGATAGAGAATCTCTTGCTGGCCCTTGCCGAAAATGGAGGTCATGACGCTGACCTCAGTAGCTTGCTCAACCTGGTAGTCGAGGAGTTCCAGCCACTTCAGAAGAAGTACGGCTGGGGGCCCAACCTCTATTACCACCTGTCGGCAATGTACGGGGTGCACCCGACCTATGTTCAGGAGATGCTGAGCGACGACCGATACAAGCCCTCGACGATCATCACCGCACTCCGCCGGCTGGGTGAGTCGGGCGCTACAGGTTTCTCCCAGGACAGATTGCTGGACGCTACGCAAGAACAACGGGATTCCGTGCTGGGTACCTGGAGTCCTAAAGGATGGCTTCAAGGACGGGATGTCCTCATGATCGGTCCGGGCTCGGGGGTAAAACAGCACCTTGAGGGGCTGCTGCACTACATAAGTACGAAGAAGCCATACGTCATTTGCATCAACAGCAATGATTGGTTCCCTGTCGACAAGGTCGACGCGTGGGTTGCCTGCAACCGGCAGCGCCTGCTGCTGGACAGGGACTTTTACGCGAACAATCAGGGAACCCTGGTCGTGCCGGTCGGCTTGATCGACGAGGAAGAGCTTTCCGTGTGGAAAAACTGGAATATCCTCGACTATGGCATGGCCGTTCAGAAGGGCCATTTCGAAGTAGGTGAATTGACTGCCGTTCTACCTGCGGCCCTGTCGGCCATTTATGGTCTCGGGATATGCAGCGTGGCTGGTGCCAATAGAGTCCTGCTGGCCGGATTCGATGGCTACGAGTTGGGCGATCCCCGTCATAGCCAGATGGAAATGGCGTTGAAGTGCTACCGGGATTATCAGGATTCCATACCGCTGGTAGCTATTACGCCAACTTCTCTTTCACTGCCAGAAAAGTCTCCGTACGCACCGCGGATCTAG
- a CDS encoding acyltransferase family protein, which translates to MITSNGSSPTHRNCFDLVRHFAAFMVLFSHHFALSGMTEPSFIGMHSLGGLAVVIFFSISGYLVTKSFVRSANFYDYLEKRARRIFPGLIACSAVVVFVVIPFYVELGYFDYLSEERTWKTFLSASMLLGIRYAGIFSDFIYSGTINGSLWTLPIEFLCYLIVGVALVFSRTVKAPLALFVVSFVGMLVVRESSISYTFYAISLERLMMFLLVFSLGGLLALTESIWTGKASRIYLILASLAVLFVFKGRPEMMVLGNMAICAIVIVFCTSFSENLIAGRFDVSYGVYIYAFPVQQLVINNFRYGLYSEMALSALFTLVLAIASWLFVEKPMLKRSKG; encoded by the coding sequence ATGATAACTTCGAACGGCAGCTCGCCAACCCACAGGAACTGCTTTGATCTGGTCCGGCATTTTGCGGCGTTTATGGTGCTGTTTAGCCATCACTTTGCATTGTCGGGAATGACAGAACCTTCTTTCATAGGGATGCATTCGCTGGGTGGACTGGCAGTTGTAATTTTCTTTTCGATATCTGGCTATCTGGTCACCAAGAGCTTCGTCCGCTCGGCCAACTTCTATGATTATCTGGAGAAGCGGGCGAGAAGGATATTCCCCGGCTTGATTGCCTGCTCTGCGGTAGTCGTATTCGTTGTCATACCTTTTTATGTGGAGCTGGGCTATTTCGATTATCTCAGCGAAGAAAGGACCTGGAAAACCTTCCTTTCTGCCTCCATGCTGCTGGGCATAAGGTATGCGGGTATTTTTTCTGATTTTATCTATAGCGGTACGATAAATGGCAGTCTCTGGACTTTGCCAATCGAGTTTCTGTGCTACCTGATTGTTGGGGTGGCACTTGTTTTTTCCAGAACTGTAAAGGCACCTCTCGCTCTTTTTGTGGTCAGCTTCGTAGGTATGCTGGTCGTTCGGGAGAGCTCCATAAGCTATACATTTTATGCGATTTCCCTCGAAAGGCTCATGATGTTCCTCCTAGTGTTTTCCTTGGGCGGTTTGCTTGCGCTTACCGAATCCATTTGGACGGGTAAGGCTAGCAGGATCTATTTGATACTCGCTTCTCTAGCTGTTCTCTTTGTTTTTAAAGGTCGGCCGGAAATGATGGTTCTTGGTAATATGGCGATCTGTGCCATTGTGATCGTCTTTTGCACATCCTTCTCTGAAAATCTGATTGCCGGGCGGTTCGATGTTTCATACGGGGTTTATATTTACGCCTTCCCTGTGCAGCAACTGGTGATAAATAATTTCCGCTACGGGCTTTATTCCGAAATGGCGCTTTCGGCGTTGTTCACTCTTGTCCTCGCGATTGCGTCCTGGTTGTTCGTCGAGAAGCCGATGCTCAAGCGGAGCAAGGGCTGA
- a CDS encoding glycosyltransferase family 2 protein — MNYGVGQMREYIRKKRIEKSGLFDPHFYVSTYTDVVESNLDPLSHYYYIGWKEGRRPNHYFDTKWYLARYPDVARTGVNPLYHYAMYGIKEGRYPSGEFTGRKAPKAHELAAHRPAFQRRSTGDVSCVVAAPAVAKRDELASGTAALPIAGKNMAIYVHVANADDLALVMPLLVDQSDQYRIYLSADSTHYSAVVEGAKKIYTDIRVSELAQGRNWWSLLLPLLKADRMEFFCCLSTQQLRTWQDQGLSRSHQERLIALSFQGLIGSKAVLSNVVDAFAQNPDVWLIGSALFHRPMAAARGFDPAAAHPILDRYSSSLAGDWGYFANHMFWARIGLLEALAELFKGVSEASDLEVAGAVSLLPLLSGKRVALLHAFDRSTRAHGIEIPQSGDVPYTSSLKNTIIQEMNLGQDYDRLLSSSMVDREFYRTQCDQSQFENYDAVLHYLRFGAHLGLDPCKSFSTRKYLWRYPDVARAGVNPLVHYIKYGANRQASPVLSSSRGDGRYRVFVSCWLKNKESIHDGLLELSERLLADGVRTTFVTNAATLLSEPGVEALSTDFLISNLYPKLSSCNVSFPDWLTEIVEMTRCWEEVMMTSEGARADVGIEARVRSAYAFWKVLFEEFKPRMMLIWGSTAPLSKLHYRLCLDLSIPSLIVERGHFPGTISIDLLAQFGRGGINLRPHSALLANVNCSESDIHHYAEWVRKNQESPYSSKNCKENVEELLSTFRAEQRKIVLFIGVNDLGSGTAYAGRAGVEEHSKLFSSSLQAFHAVRDALRAIDPKAVLMLKPHPSDKTNYSALLSDGDVLVDSHNINPLIVAADVCVSLSTTALARCMLEAKATLNIGISDISMKGAAYECSSLTDIPVQLRAALHGEGLEERSRKGFAFIKYIFEEQLVGVDETTPARLGIRDLSEFISGRIASSPVMSKVDGRLQGRHLLRRLFNPANPIFYKEDYSTAGLKPSRGVDVVIPVYGDAAITKACIDSVLLARGQDDYRIVVIFDASPYEDVKALLEDYRSTEGVVVLFNPVNVGYPATANRGMAYSQDRDVILLNSDTLVTPGWVSRLQRHAYSSDEVATVTPFSNNASIFSLADFPRGAELHGGLEEVARVNEALVSAGGDTIEVPVGHGFCMYVKRTAVRELGFFDEILFGRGYSEEVDFCLRARSLGFKNVCATDVYVGHVGGVSFADTANARKVAARKIISDKFPDYFPEIKKFVSADPFASYRKLV; from the coding sequence ATGAACTACGGTGTGGGTCAAATGCGCGAATATATACGTAAAAAACGGATAGAGAAAAGTGGGCTATTTGATCCGCATTTCTATGTTTCGACATACACAGATGTCGTCGAAAGTAATCTTGATCCACTTTCTCATTATTACTATATAGGGTGGAAGGAGGGGCGTAGGCCAAACCACTACTTCGACACGAAGTGGTATTTGGCAAGATATCCGGATGTAGCGCGCACCGGCGTGAACCCGCTTTATCACTATGCAATGTATGGGATAAAAGAAGGACGATACCCCTCTGGCGAATTTACAGGACGAAAAGCACCGAAAGCGCATGAGTTGGCCGCCCATAGACCTGCATTTCAGAGGCGCTCCACTGGGGACGTCAGTTGTGTTGTAGCGGCACCAGCGGTCGCTAAGCGAGATGAGCTTGCAAGCGGCACCGCGGCTCTTCCAATCGCTGGCAAGAACATGGCCATTTATGTCCATGTTGCCAATGCAGATGACCTGGCTCTTGTGATGCCGCTTCTGGTCGATCAGTCCGATCAATACCGCATCTATCTTTCCGCCGACAGTACCCACTACTCGGCTGTCGTTGAGGGCGCGAAGAAGATATACACGGACATCAGGGTGTCCGAGTTGGCACAAGGGCGGAACTGGTGGAGCTTGTTGCTGCCTCTGCTGAAGGCGGACCGGATGGAGTTCTTCTGCTGCCTGAGTACCCAGCAGCTCCGCACATGGCAGGATCAGGGCCTCAGTCGCTCGCATCAGGAGCGGCTGATCGCCCTCAGCTTCCAGGGGTTGATCGGTTCCAAGGCAGTGCTTTCGAACGTCGTGGATGCCTTTGCGCAAAACCCCGATGTCTGGCTCATTGGCTCTGCGCTGTTCCACCGACCCATGGCCGCCGCAAGGGGCTTTGATCCCGCGGCTGCTCATCCGATTCTGGATCGATACTCTTCCAGCCTGGCGGGTGACTGGGGTTATTTTGCGAACCATATGTTCTGGGCGCGAATCGGCTTGCTGGAGGCGCTTGCGGAGCTATTCAAGGGCGTATCCGAGGCTTCGGATCTGGAAGTCGCGGGTGCAGTAAGCCTGCTGCCATTGTTGTCGGGGAAAAGAGTCGCGCTGCTTCACGCGTTCGATCGCTCGACCCGGGCTCATGGGATAGAGATACCGCAATCTGGCGATGTCCCGTATACGAGCAGCTTGAAGAACACCATCATTCAAGAAATGAACTTGGGGCAGGACTACGACAGACTTTTGTCGAGCTCCATGGTTGATCGGGAGTTCTATCGAACCCAGTGCGACCAGAGCCAGTTCGAAAATTATGATGCGGTACTCCACTATCTCCGATTCGGTGCGCATCTGGGGCTGGACCCCTGCAAGAGTTTTTCTACTCGGAAGTACCTCTGGCGTTATCCGGATGTCGCACGAGCTGGGGTGAACCCCTTGGTTCACTACATAAAGTATGGAGCGAACCGTCAGGCTTCTCCCGTCTTGTCCAGCTCCCGGGGTGATGGTCGATATCGAGTCTTCGTGTCTTGCTGGTTGAAGAACAAGGAGTCGATACACGACGGGCTACTGGAACTCTCCGAAAGGTTACTGGCCGATGGAGTGAGGACGACCTTTGTCACCAATGCTGCGACCTTGCTTTCGGAGCCAGGGGTCGAGGCGCTGTCGACGGATTTCCTGATTTCCAACCTGTACCCCAAGTTGTCTTCCTGCAACGTCAGTTTTCCCGATTGGTTGACAGAGATTGTCGAGATGACGAGGTGTTGGGAAGAGGTAATGATGACGTCGGAAGGTGCGCGGGCAGACGTTGGCATCGAGGCACGAGTCAGATCCGCTTACGCTTTCTGGAAAGTGCTGTTTGAAGAGTTCAAGCCGCGGATGATGCTTATCTGGGGCAGTACCGCGCCGCTGAGCAAGCTCCACTATAGGCTCTGCCTGGATCTTTCCATTCCTTCGTTGATTGTTGAGCGCGGACATTTCCCTGGAACCATTTCGATTGACCTGCTTGCTCAGTTTGGGCGAGGCGGAATCAATCTCCGACCTCACTCCGCCCTGCTCGCCAACGTCAATTGTTCGGAGAGTGACATTCATCACTATGCCGAGTGGGTGCGCAAGAATCAGGAGTCGCCCTATTCGAGCAAGAACTGCAAGGAGAACGTAGAGGAACTACTGTCTACCTTCCGTGCCGAGCAACGGAAAATCGTCCTGTTCATTGGCGTCAACGATCTGGGTTCGGGCACAGCTTATGCGGGACGGGCGGGAGTGGAGGAACACTCAAAACTGTTCAGTTCCTCCTTGCAGGCGTTCCATGCGGTCAGAGATGCGCTGCGCGCTATCGATCCAAAAGCGGTTCTCATGTTGAAGCCGCATCCGTCCGACAAGACGAACTATTCCGCTCTACTTTCGGATGGGGATGTCTTGGTGGACTCCCATAACATCAACCCGCTCATCGTCGCGGCCGATGTTTGTGTTTCCCTGTCCACTACGGCACTGGCCCGTTGCATGCTCGAAGCAAAGGCGACCTTGAATATCGGAATATCCGATATCAGCATGAAAGGTGCTGCCTATGAGTGCTCGAGCCTGACCGATATTCCTGTACAGCTCAGGGCCGCATTGCACGGAGAAGGGCTCGAGGAGCGTAGCCGGAAGGGCTTTGCGTTTATAAAATATATATTTGAAGAGCAGTTGGTTGGTGTCGACGAAACCACTCCTGCGAGACTCGGCATAAGAGATCTGAGTGAGTTCATCAGTGGCCGGATAGCGTCGAGCCCGGTCATGAGTAAAGTTGATGGGCGACTGCAGGGACGGCATCTGCTTCGCCGACTCTTCAATCCTGCCAATCCCATCTTCTACAAGGAAGACTACAGTACCGCTGGCTTGAAGCCCTCTCGTGGTGTGGATGTGGTCATTCCGGTGTACGGTGACGCTGCTATAACCAAGGCATGTATAGATAGTGTGCTCTTGGCCAGGGGGCAGGATGATTACCGAATAGTCGTGATCTTCGATGCCAGCCCTTATGAGGACGTCAAGGCCCTGCTGGAAGACTATCGTTCAACGGAAGGCGTTGTCGTGCTTTTCAATCCCGTTAACGTGGGATATCCCGCTACAGCCAACAGGGGGATGGCCTACTCGCAAGACAGGGACGTCATTCTGCTCAATAGCGATACGCTCGTTACCCCTGGGTGGGTAAGCAGGCTGCAGCGCCATGCGTATTCGTCGGACGAGGTTGCCACTGTTACGCCGTTCTCGAACAATGCGTCCATTTTTAGTCTTGCAGACTTCCCGCGAGGTGCGGAACTCCATGGCGGTCTCGAGGAAGTCGCGAGGGTGAATGAGGCACTGGTTTCTGCCGGCGGCGATACGATCGAAGTGCCAGTGGGGCACGGCTTCTGCATGTACGTGAAGCGCACCGCGGTACGGGAATTGGGCTTCTTCGACGAAATTCTATTTGGGCGGGGCTACAGCGAGGAAGTGGACTTTTGTCTGCGCGCCCGCAGTCTCGGCTTCAAGAACGTCTGCGCTACAGATGTGTATGTCGGCCATGTAGGTGGAGTGAGTTTCGCAGACACCGCCAATGCGCGGAAAGTGGCGGCTCGCAAGATAATCTCGGATAAATTCCCGGACTATTTTCCCGAGATCAAGAAGTTTGTGAGTGCGGACCCGTTCGCCAGCTACAGAAAGCTGGTTTGA